Proteins from a genomic interval of Nostoc sp. TCL240-02:
- a CDS encoding N-acetylmuramoyl-L-alanine amidase yields MKFGIDMGHNCPPDTGATGIKQEDALTKAVGTQLIQKLRAANHTAIDCTPTSASGVTDSLRQRTNKANANNVNVYVSIHFNKFNAKAHGTEVYAISNASQGIAESVLKEIVQLGFYNRGVKDTGFFVLKNTQMPAILIECCFCDSQVDMDLFDVEKMAEAIKDGLIGQPKPKEPKADKKYVLEITTKTFLKPSTEQASDLPKDSIFEIEPGDYPILDVGFEENHYSVRWPDQSKGNRNEHFVYSGHAKVIEKD; encoded by the coding sequence ATGAAATTTGGTATTGATATGGGACACAACTGTCCTCCAGATACAGGAGCAACAGGCATCAAACAAGAAGATGCTTTAACTAAAGCAGTTGGTACACAATTGATACAAAAACTCAGAGCAGCAAATCATACCGCCATTGATTGCACTCCTACAAGCGCTAGCGGTGTAACCGATTCTCTGAGACAACGAACTAATAAGGCAAATGCCAATAACGTTAATGTCTATGTTTCGATTCACTTTAATAAATTTAACGCTAAAGCTCATGGCACAGAAGTTTACGCCATTAGTAACGCATCACAAGGGATTGCGGAATCAGTTCTCAAAGAAATTGTTCAACTTGGTTTTTATAACAGAGGGGTGAAAGATACAGGTTTCTTTGTTCTTAAGAATACACAAATGCCAGCTATTTTAATTGAGTGCTGCTTTTGTGATTCCCAAGTAGATATGGATCTATTCGATGTTGAAAAAATGGCGGAAGCAATTAAAGATGGATTAATAGGCCAGCCAAAACCCAAGGAACCTAAAGCTGATAAGAAATACGTTTTGGAAATTACAACAAAAACCTTCTTAAAGCCTTCTACAGAACAGGCATCAGACTTACCAAAAGATTCTATCTTTGAGATTGAGCCAGGAGATTACCCAATTTTGGATGTTGGTTTTGAAGAAAACCATTATTCGGTTAGGTGGCCCGATCAAAGTAAAGGAAACCGAAACGAGCATTTTGTTTATTCTGGACATGCCAAAGTTATAGAAAAAGATTAA
- a CDS encoding DNA polymerase III subunit delta' produces the protein MTIDPFAALVGQPQAIELLTQAVRQNRVAPAYLFVGPDGVGRSLAARCFVELIFSSGLGVTAALQNRLRQGNHPALLWVQPTYQYQGQRLTALEAAEKGLKRKAPPVIRLEQIREITEFLSRPPLEAPRNVVVLEEAQTMAEAAANALLKTLEEPGQATLILIAPTPESVLPTLVSRCQRIPFYRLNAESLAVVLTQTGHQEILQNQAVLSIAAGSAGSAIASYEQLQTIPPELLEDLKKAPASYRKALELAKKIDKDLDTEAQLWLVDYLQQFYWQHWHQPSIINQLEQSRKYLLAYAQPRLVWECLLLSICQK, from the coding sequence ATGACTATTGACCCATTTGCAGCACTTGTAGGACAACCGCAAGCCATAGAATTACTGACTCAGGCTGTCAGACAAAACCGGGTTGCTCCAGCGTATCTATTTGTGGGGCCAGATGGTGTAGGAAGAAGTTTAGCAGCCAGGTGCTTTGTAGAATTGATATTTTCTAGTGGGTTGGGAGTCACTGCGGCTTTACAAAACCGTTTGCGTCAGGGGAACCATCCAGCTTTGTTGTGGGTACAACCGACTTACCAATACCAGGGACAACGATTAACAGCATTAGAAGCGGCTGAAAAAGGACTTAAGCGTAAAGCACCACCTGTAATTCGGCTAGAGCAAATTCGGGAAATTACCGAGTTTTTAAGTCGTCCGCCTTTGGAAGCACCAAGGAATGTGGTGGTGCTGGAAGAAGCCCAAACAATGGCAGAAGCCGCAGCCAATGCTTTACTTAAAACTTTGGAAGAACCGGGACAGGCGACGTTAATTTTAATTGCACCTACACCTGAGTCTGTTTTGCCAACTTTGGTTTCACGCTGTCAACGTATTCCTTTTTATCGTTTAAATGCAGAGTCTTTGGCTGTTGTACTTACACAAACAGGTCATCAAGAAATTTTGCAAAATCAGGCAGTACTGAGTATAGCAGCTGGTAGTGCGGGAAGTGCGATCGCATCTTACGAGCAATTACAAACTATTCCCCCGGAGTTACTCGAAGATTTGAAAAAAGCCCCTGCTTCCTACCGCAAAGCCTTGGAGTTAGCCAAGAAAATTGATAAGGATTTAGATACAGAAGCCCAACTGTGGTTAGTTGATTACCTTCAGCAATTCTACTGGCAGCATTGGCATCAACCCAGTATTATTAATCAGCTAGAACAATCTCGTAAATACTTGCTTGCTTACGCTCAACCCAGGCTAGTTTGGGAATGTCTGCTTCTATCTATATGTCAAAAATAA
- the frr gene encoding ribosome recycling factor — translation MNNTAGRKFFSRPFFLLWTLLVGLQSAPVTFAAEPAAKPVTTAADAQASIATVDDLFDEAERRMQKAVETLKQDVASLRVDQASAALVDRITVDYYGTPTPLNQVATISVPEARLLVIQPWDRKLLSDIEKAIRNSALGINPNNDGQVIRLAIPPFTEERRRELVKTLHKKLDEHKVVVRNVRRNVQDNLQDRVKKKEVSEDELKRSTERLQKLTDRYIEEMNKIGQAKEKEIL, via the coding sequence ATGAATAATACCGCTGGCAGAAAGTTTTTCTCACGCCCGTTCTTCCTTCTCTGGACTCTTCTTGTTGGCTTACAGAGCGCCCCAGTCACCTTTGCGGCCGAGCCCGCTGCCAAGCCTGTCACCACGGCAGCCGATGCCCAAGCGAGCATCGCTACGGTTGACGATTTATTCGACGAGGCCGAGCGGCGTATGCAGAAGGCGGTCGAGACCCTCAAACAGGATGTTGCCTCGCTGCGCGTAGACCAGGCCAGCGCAGCACTGGTCGATCGCATCACCGTGGATTACTACGGCACACCGACGCCACTTAACCAGGTAGCCACCATTTCTGTACCCGAGGCGCGCTTGCTAGTTATTCAACCCTGGGACCGCAAACTGCTGTCCGACATCGAAAAGGCGATTCGAAATTCAGCTCTGGGCATCAATCCAAATAACGATGGCCAGGTGATCCGCCTGGCGATACCCCCCTTTACTGAAGAACGTCGTCGCGAGCTGGTCAAAACCCTTCACAAGAAACTCGACGAACACAAAGTTGTCGTTCGCAACGTTCGTCGCAATGTGCAGGATAATTTGCAAGATCGGGTGAAAAAGAAAGAAGTTTCCGAAGACGAACTCAAGCGCAGCACCGAACGGCTGCAGAAGCTCACAGATCGATACATCGAGGAGATGAATAAAATCGGACAAGCAAAGGAAAAGGAGATACTCTAG
- a CDS encoding DUF411 domain-containing protein: protein MSHKEFIYCRQKWLLPILVRIVVTIFLTVGVLGILGSTASISNAQSVFPDSVTANAQLVSTTKRIQDKQTLSKSTPLNATVYHSPECNCCGGWIDHLKTQGFEITDFSTPDIETVKQKYNVPDNLSSCHTAVVNGYVIEGHVPANDIKRLLQEKPNIVGLSVPQMPVGTPGMEMGNRKDPFTVFAFDGNNSVAVFNKYPSS from the coding sequence ATGTCGCACAAAGAATTTATTTATTGCAGGCAAAAATGGTTGCTTCCCATCTTGGTACGTATCGTAGTAACAATTTTTCTCACAGTAGGGGTGTTAGGCATTTTGGGAAGCACTGCTTCTATAAGTAATGCTCAATCTGTTTTTCCTGATTCTGTGACAGCTAATGCTCAACTAGTAAGTACCACTAAGCGTATTCAGGACAAACAAACACTATCAAAATCAACACCGCTAAATGCCACTGTATATCATAGTCCTGAATGTAACTGTTGTGGTGGATGGATTGACCACTTAAAGACACAAGGTTTTGAAATCACAGACTTTTCTACGCCTGACATCGAAACTGTTAAACAAAAGTACAATGTACCGGATAACTTATCATCTTGCCACACAGCAGTTGTTAATGGATATGTCATAGAAGGACACGTTCCAGCAAACGACATCAAACGTTTGCTTCAAGAAAAGCCAAATATTGTTGGTTTATCTGTTCCCCAAATGCCTGTAGGTACTCCTGGGATGGAGATGGGGAATCGAAAAGACCCGTTTACGGTGTTTGCCTTTGATGGTAATAACTCAGTTGCGGTATTTAATAAATATCCATCTTCTTGA
- a CDS encoding tetratricopeptide repeat protein gives MTEVIRTGSLNNIESIEFEKRCLHKAREIGDRNSEVICLASLGNAYQSIGEYHLAIEFYQQWLDIAKEIGDRFGEAKSLSGLGNAYQSLGKYQRAIEFYHQWLSITRKIGDRTGEAICLGSLGNTYEYLGKYDQAIEFYQQWLSITQKTGDRTGEAICLGSLGNTYESLGQYQLAIEFYHEWLELTRLISDRNGEGMALSGLGSAYKALGQYQRAVEFHQYSLEIRRNLDDQNAEANSWFNLGLVLEKINRESEAMNAFCNARGIYHAMGIDASLQDCNHAIELLSQNVSNIASRFWLGRWLSHLSQLIKTDSNQ, from the coding sequence ATGACAGAAGTAATTAGAACAGGGAGCCTAAATAACATCGAGTCCATTGAGTTTGAAAAGCGGTGCTTGCACAAAGCCAGAGAAATAGGCGATCGCAATAGTGAAGTCATTTGTTTAGCAAGTTTGGGCAATGCTTATCAGTCCATTGGGGAGTACCACCTGGCAATTGAGTTTTATCAGCAGTGGTTGGATATAGCAAAAGAAATAGGCGATCGCTTCGGAGAAGCCAAATCTTTGTCTGGATTGGGTAACGCTTACCAATCACTGGGGAAATACCAGCGAGCAATCGAATTTTATCACCAGTGGTTGAGTATCACCAGGAAAATAGGCGATCGCACTGGAGAAGCCATTTGTCTAGGAAGCTTGGGCAATACTTATGAATATTTGGGCAAGTACGACCAAGCGATTGAGTTTTATCAGCAGTGGTTGAGTATCACCCAGAAAACAGGCGATCGCACTGGAGAAGCCATTTGTCTAGGAAGTTTGGGCAATACTTATGAATCATTGGGGCAGTACCAACTGGCAATTGAGTTTTACCACGAATGGTTAGAACTGACAAGATTAATTAGCGATCGCAATGGGGAGGGCATGGCCTTAAGTGGATTGGGAAGTGCTTATAAGGCTCTGGGACAGTACCAAAGAGCGGTTGAGTTTCATCAATATTCATTAGAGATTAGAAGGAATCTTGATGACCAAAATGCAGAAGCAAACTCCTGGTTTAATTTGGGTTTAGTGTTAGAAAAAATCAATCGCGAATCAGAAGCAATGAATGCCTTTTGCAATGCTCGCGGAATTTATCACGCAATGGGAATCGATGCAAGCCTGCAAGATTGTAACCATGCAATTGAGCTTCTTTCTCAAAATGTTTCAAACATAGCATCTCGCTTCTGGTTGGGGAGATGGTTAAGTCATTTATCCCAGTTGATCAAAACTGATTCTAACCAGTAA
- a CDS encoding SGNH/GDSL hydrolase family protein yields the protein MVVAAKFMDKTHPIAELYVFGDSLSDTGMVFRATGGMYPPNPTYFQGRYSNGRVWIEYLAESLHLSSKQTNNFAYGGSTTGSVGNSYVPSLLNQVQSFTQTHKYTNSDALYVLWTGANDYLQGVSSASIPVKNVITAINSLTDVGAKKILVANLPDLGQLPATRNSANSVSLSALTQAHNQGLRRSLKVLSQQHSDLDIVQLDANALYRDAMSTTGYTYANPAAFNFTNVISPCLSGSGTYSNPNQFLFWDGIHPTTAAHRIIGETAFSTIQEAGMINPRSMLVP from the coding sequence ATGGTTGTAGCGGCAAAATTTATGGATAAAACTCATCCCATCGCTGAACTCTACGTATTTGGGGATAGTCTTTCGGATACAGGAATGGTATTCCGGGCAACAGGAGGAATGTACCCGCCTAACCCAACTTACTTTCAGGGGCGTTATTCAAATGGTCGGGTTTGGATTGAGTATCTTGCCGAATCCCTCCATCTCTCCTCCAAGCAAACTAATAATTTTGCTTATGGAGGATCGACTACTGGCAGTGTTGGCAACAGCTATGTACCTAGCTTGCTAAATCAAGTGCAGTCGTTTACGCAGACACATAAATATACAAATTCAGATGCTTTGTATGTGCTGTGGACAGGAGCAAATGATTATTTGCAAGGAGTAAGCAGTGCAAGTATTCCTGTTAAAAATGTAATAACGGCAATCAACTCTCTAACTGATGTGGGTGCTAAAAAGATTCTGGTAGCAAATTTACCAGATTTAGGACAGTTACCTGCCACTAGAAACAGTGCGAATTCTGTGAGCCTCAGTGCATTAACACAAGCACATAATCAAGGCTTGAGGCGATCGCTAAAGGTACTAAGTCAACAGCATTCTGATCTTGATATTGTGCAATTAGATGCCAATGCGCTATATCGAGATGCGATGTCTACGACGGGCTACACCTACGCAAATCCGGCAGCCTTTAACTTTACCAATGTCATCAGTCCATGTCTATCTGGCTCTGGCACCTATAGTAACCCAAACCAGTTTTTGTTCTGGGATGGCATTCATCCGACAACTGCGGCTCATCGCATCATCGGGGAAACTGCTTTTTCAACGATTCAAGAGGCAGGAATGATTAATCCTCGTTCAATGTTGGTTCCCTAA
- a CDS encoding O-acetylhomoserine aminocarboxypropyltransferase/cysteine synthase family protein has protein sequence MSEQYRFETLQVHAGQEPAPGTNARAVPIYQTTSYVFDDTEHGARLFALQEFGNIYTRIMNPTTDVFEKRIAALEGGVAALATASGQAAQFLAITTIAQAGDNIVSTSFLYGGTYNQFKVSLPRLGINVKFALGDDPESFRQAIDDRTKALYVETIGNPQFNIPDFAALAEIAHENGIPLIVDNTFGAGGYLARPIEHGADIVVESATKWIGGHGTSIGGVIVDSGKFDWGNGKFPLFTEPAPGYHGLNFQEVFGPSGSFGNIAFIIRARVEGLRDFGPSLSPFNAFLLLQGLETLSLRVDRHVSNALELARWLEQQEQVLWVNYPGLPNHPYHERAKKYLRHGFGGVLNFGIKGGLDAGKAFINHVKLASHLANVGDAKTLVIHPASTTHQQLSDEEQLSAGVTPDLVRVSVGIEHIDDIKEDFQQAFGQVKI, from the coding sequence ATGTCTGAACAATATCGTTTTGAAACCCTGCAAGTTCATGCTGGACAAGAGCCGGCTCCTGGAACTAATGCCCGTGCTGTACCAATTTACCAAACTACTTCCTACGTTTTTGACGACACCGAACACGGAGCGCGGTTATTTGCTCTCCAGGAATTTGGTAACATTTACACCCGAATCATGAACCCGACGACGGATGTATTTGAAAAGCGGATTGCTGCACTAGAAGGGGGTGTAGCAGCATTAGCAACAGCTAGTGGTCAGGCAGCGCAATTCTTGGCAATCACTACGATCGCTCAGGCTGGAGATAATATCGTTTCCACCAGTTTTTTATATGGAGGAACATATAACCAGTTTAAAGTATCATTACCACGTTTAGGTATTAACGTCAAGTTTGCCCTGGGAGATGATCCAGAAAGTTTCCGTCAGGCGATCGACGATCGCACCAAAGCGTTATACGTTGAAACCATTGGCAATCCACAATTCAACATTCCCGACTTTGCCGCTTTAGCTGAAATTGCCCATGAAAACGGCATACCTTTAATTGTGGATAATACCTTTGGTGCTGGTGGATATCTAGCTCGACCAATTGAACATGGTGCAGACATTGTAGTAGAATCTGCAACTAAATGGATTGGTGGACATGGCACTTCTATTGGTGGTGTAATAGTCGATTCGGGTAAATTTGACTGGGGTAACGGTAAGTTTCCCCTATTTACTGAGCCAGCACCAGGCTATCATGGGCTGAATTTTCAAGAAGTGTTTGGGCCTAGCGGTTCCTTTGGCAACATTGCTTTTATTATCCGCGCCAGAGTCGAGGGGTTACGGGATTTTGGCCCGTCTTTGAGTCCATTTAACGCCTTCCTTTTACTGCAAGGATTAGAGACTCTTTCTTTACGTGTAGATCGTCATGTCAGCAATGCCTTAGAATTGGCTCGGTGGTTAGAGCAACAAGAGCAAGTATTATGGGTTAATTATCCTGGACTTCCTAATCACCCTTATCATGAACGAGCGAAAAAATATCTCCGGCATGGCTTTGGCGGAGTTTTAAACTTTGGCATCAAAGGTGGATTGGATGCAGGTAAAGCTTTTATTAATCATGTGAAATTGGCAAGTCATTTAGCAAATGTTGGTGATGCTAAAACCCTCGTGATTCATCCCGCTTCCACAACTCATCAACAGCTAAGTGATGAAGAACAGCTTTCAGCAGGTGTAACACCCGATTTAGTGCGGGTATCAGTGGGAATTGAACATATTGACGATATTAAAGAGGATTTTCAGCAGGCATTCGGGCAAGTTAAGATTTAA
- the metX gene encoding homoserine O-acetyltransferase, which translates to MIYSNFISPQTQFYQLTVPFQLESGEVLIGVQIAYRSWGELNAQGDNGVLICHALTGSADADDWWEPLFGSGKAFNPDRDFIVCSNILGSCYGTTGPTTINPTTGKPYGVSFPKITIRDMVRLQAVLLEYLGVQSLRFVIGGSLGGMQSLEWALLYPDKVKGIAPIAVSGRHSAWCIGLSEAQRQAIYADPNWQGGNYTLDAPPKQGLAVARMMAMSTYRSWDSFTTRFGRQYDPSEKFAIASYLQHQGQKLTERFDANTYITLTHAMDGHDIARDRTAPNLSDYESVLGSIQQPTLVVAIDSDILYPPVEQRELANLIPNAQLSWLKSTHGHDAFLIDMAALNEIIQQNHEFVLFEP; encoded by the coding sequence ATGATCTACTCAAATTTCATCTCACCACAAACCCAGTTTTACCAGCTGACAGTGCCATTTCAACTTGAAAGCGGCGAAGTATTAATTGGGGTTCAGATTGCTTATCGCAGCTGGGGAGAGTTAAATGCTCAAGGCGATAATGGAGTACTAATTTGTCATGCCTTAACTGGTTCGGCTGACGCTGATGATTGGTGGGAACCTTTGTTTGGTTCAGGGAAAGCCTTCAATCCCGATCGCGATTTTATTGTGTGCAGCAACATTTTGGGAAGTTGTTATGGTACAACAGGACCAACTACTATCAACCCAACAACGGGAAAGCCTTATGGTGTATCCTTCCCTAAAATTACAATCCGAGATATGGTTCGCCTACAAGCTGTACTACTAGAATATCTGGGTGTTCAATCTCTGCGGTTCGTAATTGGTGGTTCGCTTGGTGGAATGCAATCACTGGAGTGGGCATTATTATATCCCGACAAGGTGAAAGGTATTGCACCTATCGCTGTTTCTGGCAGACATTCCGCTTGGTGTATTGGATTAAGTGAAGCCCAAAGACAGGCAATTTATGCCGATCCAAATTGGCAAGGAGGAAACTACACCCTGGATGCACCTCCAAAGCAAGGACTAGCAGTGGCGAGAATGATGGCGATGTCTACTTACCGTTCTTGGGATAGTTTTACAACCCGCTTTGGACGGCAGTATGATCCATCTGAGAAGTTTGCTATAGCGAGTTACTTACAGCATCAAGGTCAAAAGTTGACAGAACGATTTGATGCCAATACTTATATTACCCTCACCCATGCAATGGATGGCCACGATATTGCACGCGATCGCACAGCTCCTAATTTATCAGATTATGAATCTGTTCTGGGAAGCATCCAGCAACCAACTCTAGTTGTCGCCATTGATTCTGATATTCTCTATCCACCAGTAGAACAACGAGAATTAGCAAATTTAATCCCTAATGCTCAACTGTCGTGGTTAAAGTCAACCCACGGACATGACGCATTTTTAATTGATATGGCTGCATTAAATGAAATTATTCAACAGAACCATGAGTTTGTTCTTTTTGAACCGTAG
- a CDS encoding FAD-dependent oxidoreductase, which translates to MRIAVIGGGASGMVTAYLLDKQGHHITVFERQPMLGGHIRTLNKNVLPNQSDCNEMLESGVLEFPTVFHNFVALMQELGVELEPIRVGSALFPKDDIPFFSKVTNENNYTGIQRLIEYLRFDTIHTHSLGLWLKTRFTQMEDFCDQPLSQYVNNKSISNTWLKLLTMYSYSMPFELIDNFPAEMGIPMLRDYLAVKWLRIKGGVYSYIEKILERFKGEVLLNMEIVNISRSPDGVKIRRSQGEIQEFDKVVFATPPDQVMALLADPTGAEIKRFSDWKANYATTTIHTDTSMYDHHHIHHPSEFDFFQTDTQWGYNSYLNQLCGISSPQNYFLSFQLEELIAKDRIIHTQKHHTPLYTTESFRYRDEVVATNGENHTYYAGAYLGDGLHEGAIASAFRVAQLIGSPLAVSISGFNDRNPDTVNIAADTAGIGKYLTHPRSHRS; encoded by the coding sequence ATGAGAATAGCAGTTATCGGTGGTGGAGCCAGTGGTATGGTTACAGCTTACCTACTTGATAAGCAAGGTCATCATATCACGGTGTTTGAACGGCAGCCCATGTTAGGGGGGCATATTCGGACACTCAACAAGAATGTTTTGCCCAACCAATCCGATTGCAATGAAATGTTGGAAAGTGGAGTGCTAGAATTTCCTACCGTATTCCACAACTTTGTTGCTCTTATGCAAGAGCTAGGAGTGGAACTAGAACCCATCCGTGTCGGTTCAGCTTTATTCCCCAAAGATGACATTCCCTTTTTCTCGAAGGTCACGAATGAGAATAACTATACAGGCATCCAACGCCTCATTGAATATCTGCGGTTCGATACCATCCATACCCATTCCCTTGGATTATGGCTAAAAACGCGATTTACCCAGATGGAAGATTTTTGCGATCAGCCATTGTCTCAATATGTAAACAACAAAAGTATAAGCAATACCTGGCTAAAGTTGCTGACAATGTATAGCTACTCAATGCCCTTTGAACTCATTGATAATTTTCCCGCAGAGATGGGAATTCCGATGTTACGCGACTACCTTGCAGTCAAATGGCTCAGGATTAAAGGCGGTGTATATTCCTATATTGAAAAAATTCTGGAGCGATTTAAAGGAGAAGTTTTGTTGAATATGGAGATTGTTAATATTTCTAGAAGTCCAGATGGTGTGAAAATCAGGCGATCGCAGGGTGAGATCCAGGAGTTTGATAAAGTCGTATTTGCTACGCCACCCGACCAAGTAATGGCTCTGTTAGCTGACCCAACCGGGGCTGAAATTAAACGCTTTTCAGATTGGAAAGCCAATTATGCAACCACTACAATTCATACTGATACTTCTATGTATGATCATCATCACATCCACCACCCCTCGGAATTTGATTTCTTCCAGACAGACACCCAATGGGGATATAACAGTTACTTAAATCAGCTTTGCGGGATCTCATCGCCACAGAATTATTTTTTATCGTTTCAACTAGAAGAATTGATTGCCAAAGATCGAATTATTCACACTCAAAAGCATCACACTCCGTTGTATACCACTGAATCTTTTCGATATCGAGACGAAGTAGTTGCCACCAATGGAGAAAATCATACTTACTATGCGGGAGCTTATCTAGGAGATGGATTGCATGAAGGAGCGATCGCGTCTGCCTTTCGAGTTGCTCAACTCATCGGTTCACCCTTAGCTGTCTCCATTTCTGGGTTCAACGACAGAAACCCAGATACAGTAAATATAGCAGCGGATACGGCAGGCATTGGGAAATATTTAACTCATCCCCGTTCCCATCGATCTTGA
- a CDS encoding NAD(P)/FAD-dependent oxidoreductase, with protein MKSDYLIVGSGLSALVFGALMANSGKTVQILEAHEHPGGFGHTFTMAKKYTFNAQFHYVWDCGEGQTVNWVLKKLGLDREVTFERYDPDGFDHMRMPGYALDIPSEPEELIQRLSALFPAYSDRIRQFVNDVEKTSAGLKRLAPPVKPIELLKHTSEVFCTVQYLNSTLQDVFDKFQLPQAAQTLLALQWPDFLLPPNQLSFYAWVALFKGYQAGAFYPTQHFEHVINSLVKVIESNGGQVLLNHEVTNFRVIDKTVTGVEAMDLNTHQTHEFTGGTVICNIDPKKAAKMIGESNFSKTVRRKLNYEYSASNYMAYCVVKGLDLRDYGFGKWNLFHTGHKDLNEAFAQMYEHNDFSNPSFAITTPTLLTQASRDCPEDCQIVEFLTVANYDYFKQLRQSERKAYNQKKQEILDSILDVVEKEYVPNFRKHLVFQITGSPTTNERYCWCPNGNSYGSSLTPRNMGLGRLNHETSLKHFYFCNASSGYPGFAPTFWTGALLYQRLSGDVLLGNS; from the coding sequence ATGAAATCGGATTACCTAATTGTAGGCAGTGGTTTATCAGCATTGGTCTTTGGTGCTTTGATGGCAAACTCTGGCAAGACCGTGCAAATCCTCGAAGCTCATGAGCATCCGGGTGGCTTTGGTCACACGTTTACGATGGCTAAAAAATACACGTTTAATGCCCAATTCCATTATGTTTGGGATTGTGGTGAAGGACAAACGGTTAATTGGGTACTCAAGAAATTAGGCTTGGATCGGGAAGTAACTTTTGAACGGTACGACCCCGATGGTTTTGACCACATGCGAATGCCGGGGTATGCGTTAGATATTCCTTCGGAACCAGAGGAACTGATCCAGCGATTATCAGCGCTGTTTCCTGCATATAGCGATCGCATTCGCCAATTTGTTAACGATGTTGAAAAAACGAGCGCAGGTTTGAAAAGACTTGCTCCTCCAGTTAAGCCAATTGAACTGCTCAAACATACAAGTGAAGTGTTTTGTACTGTCCAATATCTTAACAGTACACTTCAGGATGTATTCGACAAGTTTCAGCTACCACAAGCCGCCCAAACCCTATTAGCTCTGCAATGGCCTGATTTTTTGCTGCCTCCAAATCAACTCTCGTTTTATGCCTGGGTCGCTTTATTCAAGGGCTATCAAGCAGGTGCATTTTACCCAACCCAGCATTTTGAGCATGTTATCAATTCGTTAGTCAAAGTGATTGAATCAAATGGAGGGCAGGTATTGCTCAACCATGAAGTCACGAATTTTAGAGTCATAGACAAAACGGTTACGGGCGTTGAGGCGATGGATTTAAACACCCATCAAACTCACGAATTTACAGGTGGCACCGTGATTTGCAACATTGACCCCAAAAAAGCTGCCAAAATGATTGGTGAGTCAAATTTCTCTAAAACTGTGCGCCGAAAACTCAACTATGAGTATTCTGCATCTAACTACATGGCTTATTGCGTCGTCAAAGGCCTTGACCTGCGAGACTATGGATTTGGCAAGTGGAATCTCTTCCATACAGGTCATAAGGATTTGAATGAAGCCTTTGCTCAGATGTATGAACACAATGACTTTTCCAATCCCAGCTTTGCCATAACAACGCCCACTTTATTGACACAAGCAAGTCGGGATTGTCCAGAAGATTGCCAGATTGTCGAATTCCTTACCGTTGCTAATTACGACTACTTTAAGCAATTGCGACAGAGCGAACGTAAAGCTTACAACCAGAAAAAGCAAGAAATCTTGGATTCTATCCTCGATGTCGTGGAAAAAGAATATGTACCGAATTTTAGAAAGCATCTAGTCTTTCAGATCACCGGCAGTCCCACCACCAATGAACGTTATTGCTGGTGTCCTAACGGGAATTCCTACGGTTCTAGTCTCACACCGCGCAACATGGGTTTGGGACGCTTGAATCACGAAACCTCACTCAAGCATTTCTATTTCTGCAATGCTTCATCAGGCTATCCGGGCTTTGCTCCCACATTTTGGACTGGGGCGTTGCTGTATCAACGATTATCTGGCGACGTGCTTTTAGGCAATAGCTAA